The Deltaproteobacteria bacterium genomic interval AAAATGGTCAGGAGGTTAAAGTATTTGTCTACAAAGGTCTTTATCTGTTCTCCAAAGTGGTGCACTAACCACGCAACCATATAGAATCTTAGAGACCTTCCTACAATAGATGCAATTAAAAATATCAATATATTTACCTTGCTTGCCCCTGCTGTTATTGTTATCAATTTGTAAGGGATTGGTGTAAATGCAGCTGTAAAGACAATAAGGGCATTGTAATCTTCATACGACTTTCTTACCATCTCATATTTATCTACAATGCCATAGAATTGTATAATAGGCATACCTACCAAATCCATCAATTGATAGCCGATAAAATAACCAAATAATCCGCCAAGCACAGAGCCTAATGAGCATATAAAGGCAAACCTGAATGCCCTTATGGGGATTGATATGGCAAGGGCAATAAGCAGGACATCAGGGGGTATCGGGAAAAATGATGATTCTGTAAATGCAAGTATGAATAGCGCCCACACCCCATACGGGGTATGTGCCCAGTGCAGTACCCAGTCATAAACCCTTCTTATAATATTTCCTTTTCTTCCTCTGTCCATCCGTATTTACCAATCAGTCTGACAAATCTGCAGCCGCCCATATCAGATTTTATTATACCATCTTTGGTTTTTATAATCTTACATAATATCTGAGAATAGATATCGCCAACCGGGATAACAAGCCTTCCGTCTGCTTTTAACTGCTCTATATACTGTGATGGTATATCAGGGGATGCTGCAGTTACAAGTATTGCATCAAAAGGTGCTTCTTCCTTCCACCCCTCTGTCCCGTCACTGACCCTTATGATTACATTAGAGCATTTAAGTTCATCCAATAGCCTCCGTGTCCTTGCTGCCAAGGTGGATATACGTTCTATGGAAAAGACCTTATCAGCAAGTTTGGAGAGCACCGCCGTCTGATAACCTGAACCAGTGCCAATCTCAAGAACCATTTCCGTCCCCTTGAGTTCAAGGGCTTCTGTCATAAGCGCGACTATATACGGCTGAGATATTGTCTGTTTTTCGCCAATAGGAAGGGGATAATCACCATATGCCTGTTCCCATAATGCCTTTTCAACAAAGAGATGTCTTGGGACTGTAAGCATTGCTTCTATTACCCTCTTATCCTTAATCCCCCTGGGGATAAGTTGGGTTTCTACCATTCTTTTACGGGATTTTGCAAAGTTATCACGGCTAAAAATCAGGGATGCCTCCGTTAAAACTATTTATACCTCTATT includes:
- a CDS encoding DedA family protein, translating into MDRGRKGNIIRRVYDWVLHWAHTPYGVWALFILAFTESSFFPIPPDVLLIALAISIPIRAFRFAFICSLGSVLGGLFGYFIGYQLMDLVGMPIIQFYGIVDKYEMVRKSYEDYNALIVFTAAFTPIPYKLITITAGASKVNILIFLIASIVGRSLRFYMVAWLVHHFGEQIKTFVDKYFNLLTILFTVILILGFVVVKMLL
- a CDS encoding protein-L-isoaspartate(D-aspartate) O-methyltransferase, whose protein sequence is MVETQLIPRGIKDKRVIEAMLTVPRHLFVEKALWEQAYGDYPLPIGEKQTISQPYIVALMTEALELKGTEMVLEIGTGSGYQTAVLSKLADKVFSIERISTLAARTRRLLDELKCSNVIIRVSDGTEGWKEEAPFDAILVTAASPDIPSQYIEQLKADGRLVIPVGDIYSQILCKIIKTKDGIIKSDMGGCRFVRLIGKYGWTEEEKEIL